Proteins from one Sphaeramia orbicularis chromosome 17, fSphaOr1.1, whole genome shotgun sequence genomic window:
- the dad1 gene encoding dolichyl-diphosphooligosaccharide--protein glycosyltransferase subunit DAD1 has protein sequence MSNSVISVISRFLEEYTTTTPNKLKVVDAYLLYILLTGALQFLYCLLVGTFPFNSFLSGFISCVGSFILAVCLRIQINPQNKGEFLSVSPERAFADFLFAHTVLHLVVMNFIG, from the exons ATGTCGAATTCAGTCATCTCGGTTATTTCTCGGTTTCTGGAGGAGTATACCACCACGACGCCCAACAAGCTGAAGGTGGTGGACGCATATTTGTTGTACATCTTACTGACAGGAGCCCTGCAGTTTCTCTACTGTCTGCTGGTCGGCACCTTCCCCTTCAATAGCTTTCTGTCCGGCTTCATCTCATGCGTGGGGTCATTTATTCTTGCAG TGTGCCTGCGTATCCAGATCAACCCACAGAACAAAGGAGAGTTCCTGTCGGTCTCTCCTGAAAGGGCCTTTGCTGACTTTCTATTTGCTCACACTGTCCTCCACCTGGTTGTGATGAACTTCATTGGTTAA